A part of Streptomyces sp. NBC_01451 genomic DNA contains:
- a CDS encoding HAD family hydrolase has product MSPVLVASDLDRTLIYSAAALALTMPDARAPRLLCVEVHEARPLSYMTEVAAGLLTELGDTAVFVPTTTRTRKQYLRINLPGPAPKYAICANGGHLLVDGVADQDWHDRVQTRLADECAPLDEVRDHLAATTDPLWVRKHRIAEDFFAYLVVERELLPEEWVKELAVWAEVRGWTISLQGRKIYAVPKPLTKSAAMREVARRTGATLTLAAGDSLLDADLLLAADRGWRPGHGELAEAGWVADTVTALPERGVAAGERILREFLRETR; this is encoded by the coding sequence ATGAGTCCCGTCCTGGTCGCCAGCGATCTCGACCGTACGCTCATCTACTCCGCCGCGGCCCTCGCGCTGACCATGCCGGACGCCCGCGCGCCCCGGCTGCTCTGCGTCGAGGTGCACGAGGCCCGGCCGCTGTCGTACATGACGGAGGTGGCCGCCGGACTGCTCACCGAACTCGGCGACACCGCCGTCTTCGTGCCGACGACCACCCGGACCCGTAAGCAGTACCTGCGCATCAACCTGCCGGGCCCGGCACCCAAGTACGCGATCTGCGCGAACGGCGGTCACCTCCTCGTCGACGGTGTCGCCGACCAGGACTGGCACGACCGGGTGCAGACACGGCTCGCGGACGAGTGCGCGCCCCTGGACGAGGTCCGGGACCATCTCGCGGCCACCACCGACCCGCTCTGGGTGCGCAAGCACCGGATCGCCGAGGACTTCTTCGCCTACCTCGTCGTCGAGCGAGAACTGCTCCCCGAGGAGTGGGTGAAGGAACTGGCGGTCTGGGCGGAGGTCCGCGGCTGGACCATCTCCCTCCAGGGCCGCAAGATCTACGCCGTGCCGAAGCCGCTCACCAAGAGCGCGGCCATGCGCGAGGTCGCGCGCCGCACCGGCGCGACGCTCACTCTCGCCGCCGGTGACTCCCTCCTCGACGCCGATCTGCTCCTCGCCGCCGACCGGGGCTGGCGCCCGGGCCACGGCGAGCTGGCGGAGGCGGGGTGGGTGGCCGACACGGTCACGGCGCTTCCCGAACGGGGGGTCGCGGCGGGGGAGCGGATCCTGCGGGAGTTCCTGCGGGAGACGCGCTAG
- a CDS encoding DedA family protein — protein MTATTAAPPWVSDLMDTLGAPGAGLAIALENLFPPLPSEVILPLAGFAASTGQMSLLAALLWTTAGSVVGALALYGVGALLGRDRTVALAARLPLVKAADVERTEAWFLRHGTKAVFFGRMIPVFRSLISVPAGVERMPLPVFLGLTTLGSALWNTAFVCAGYLLGDNWAEVTTVVSAYSKVVLAGAAVALAAFVAVRIVRPARQRPEGARGTARPATTAPRRPDNPSPRRHPRRSASASPAGTPAGSAPPPRPPVREAP, from the coding sequence ATGACAGCCACGACGGCCGCACCCCCATGGGTCTCCGACCTCATGGACACCCTGGGCGCCCCCGGCGCGGGCCTCGCCATCGCGCTGGAGAACCTCTTCCCGCCACTGCCGAGCGAGGTGATCCTGCCGCTCGCCGGTTTCGCGGCGAGCACCGGGCAGATGAGCCTGCTCGCCGCGCTGCTGTGGACCACGGCGGGCTCGGTCGTCGGCGCGCTCGCCCTGTACGGGGTCGGCGCGCTGCTCGGCCGCGACCGCACCGTCGCCCTCGCCGCCCGGCTGCCGCTGGTCAAGGCTGCGGACGTCGAGAGGACCGAGGCGTGGTTCCTGCGGCACGGCACGAAGGCGGTGTTCTTCGGGCGGATGATCCCCGTCTTCCGCAGCCTGATCTCCGTACCGGCCGGCGTCGAACGCATGCCCCTGCCGGTGTTCCTCGGCCTCACCACCCTCGGCAGCGCCCTGTGGAACACCGCCTTCGTGTGCGCGGGCTATCTGCTGGGCGACAACTGGGCCGAGGTCACGACCGTCGTCTCCGCGTACTCGAAGGTGGTGCTCGCCGGGGCGGCCGTGGCACTGGCCGCCTTCGTCGCCGTACGAATCGTCCGACCGGCACGGCAGCGTCCCGAAGGGGCGCGGGGAACCGCGCGACCGGCCACGACGGCGCCACGGCGACCCGACAACCCCTCACCGCGACGCCACCCCCGGCGGAGCGCTAGCGCGTCTCCCGCAGGAACTCCCGCAGGATCCGCTCCCCCGCCGCGACCCCCCGTTCGGGAAGCGCCGTGA
- a CDS encoding FmdB family zinc ribbon protein has protein sequence MPRYEYRCRTCGDTFELSRPMAESAAPADCPAGHDDTVKLLSTVAVGGSASAPASAPRASGGGGGGGGCCGGGCCG, from the coding sequence ATGCCTCGCTACGAGTACCGCTGCCGCACCTGCGGCGACACCTTCGAACTGAGCCGCCCGATGGCCGAGTCGGCCGCCCCCGCGGACTGCCCCGCCGGTCATGACGACACCGTGAAGCTCCTGTCGACGGTCGCCGTCGGCGGCTCCGCGTCCGCACCGGCGTCCGCACCGCGCGCGAGCGGCGGTGGCGGCGGCGGAGGCGGTTGCTGCGGCGGGGGCTGCTGCGGCTGA
- a CDS encoding transglycosylase domain-containing protein — protein sequence MTQKPDESDATLHLRISDLDIPGGGKESPAPGTVAPTDIAPGNRRKARLARKTRRASLPLLLARIGPLVASHAPRYPRPGRTGWRRWTPSWRQWLGGALSSLGLSSLLLGIAYAATDIPENLNTYATQQDNVYFWADGTPMARTGWVQRQAMPLKEIPEDVRWAVLAAENASFYSDSGISVKGISRALFRTLGQGDTQGGSTITQQYVKNVYLTQNQTISRKFTEAMIALKLDNRMSKDDILEGYLNTSWFGRGCYGIQRAAQAYYGKDVSQLDAGEGAFLASLLKGAGLYDPTLSSANRARAVERWSWTLDRMVDIGRLTKAERATYTKFPEPLKSNPLYDTGEQTDYLVEVASQYARKAGGISDKDFDLGGYQVYTTFDRTRERRLADAVAKARKQALKDDPNAARTAHYGAASVTADGRILAVYGGPDHRTQGYNESNSTTVPAGSAFLPFVYAAGLEHGVHESRDDEATRVTGETLYNGNDDVPVTTPEGPYWDRSGKKVSASNDGDLSYGQISLHRALELSVNTPFMQLGMDTGLDNVRATAEAAGLLPASIGAQVPALSTGTSTPSAIRMAGGYTTFIAGGKRTEPYSVRKITRNGLGVVLDTPAPTRAIGADVAEEVTSALTDAFSTAHPDAAASADGNVAGKAGTTQDDTASWFVGTHRFVSTAVVVYRIDLTRSLEPLPLKGLAGTADDSVPYGIWSGAMSPLG from the coding sequence GTGACCCAGAAACCGGATGAATCGGACGCGACTCTGCATTTGCGGATATCGGATCTGGACATTCCTGGCGGCGGGAAAGAATCGCCCGCGCCGGGAACCGTGGCGCCCACAGACATCGCACCGGGAAATAGGCGCAAGGCCCGATTAGCCCGCAAAACCCGCCGGGCGTCCCTCCCGTTGCTCCTGGCCCGGATCGGGCCCCTCGTCGCGTCCCACGCGCCGAGGTACCCGCGGCCCGGCCGCACCGGCTGGCGGCGCTGGACACCCTCCTGGCGCCAGTGGCTGGGCGGCGCGCTGTCGTCCCTCGGGCTGAGTTCCCTGCTCCTGGGCATCGCCTACGCGGCCACCGACATCCCCGAGAACCTGAACACGTACGCCACCCAGCAGGACAACGTGTACTTCTGGGCCGACGGCACACCCATGGCCCGGACCGGCTGGGTCCAACGGCAGGCGATGCCGCTGAAGGAGATTCCGGAGGATGTCCGCTGGGCGGTCCTCGCCGCCGAGAACGCGAGTTTCTACAGCGATTCCGGCATTTCCGTCAAGGGCATCAGCCGCGCCCTTTTCCGTACTCTCGGCCAGGGTGACACCCAGGGCGGATCCACCATCACCCAGCAGTACGTCAAAAACGTCTATCTCACCCAGAACCAGACGATCAGCCGTAAGTTCACCGAGGCGATGATCGCCCTCAAACTCGACAACCGGATGAGCAAGGACGACATCCTTGAGGGTTACCTCAACACCAGCTGGTTCGGCCGCGGCTGCTACGGCATCCAGCGCGCCGCCCAGGCCTACTACGGCAAGGACGTCAGCCAGCTCGACGCCGGCGAGGGCGCGTTCCTCGCCTCCCTCCTCAAGGGCGCGGGCCTGTACGACCCGACGCTGAGCAGCGCCAACCGGGCCCGCGCGGTGGAGCGCTGGTCCTGGACCCTCGACCGGATGGTCGACATCGGCAGACTGACGAAGGCCGAGCGGGCCACGTACACGAAGTTCCCCGAGCCGCTGAAGAGCAACCCGCTGTACGACACCGGTGAGCAGACCGACTACCTGGTGGAGGTGGCCTCGCAGTACGCCAGGAAGGCCGGGGGAATCTCCGACAAGGACTTCGACCTCGGCGGCTACCAGGTCTACACGACGTTCGACCGCACCCGGGAACGCAGGCTCGCCGACGCCGTGGCCAAGGCCCGCAAGCAGGCCCTGAAGGACGATCCGAACGCCGCGAGGACCGCCCACTACGGCGCCGCCTCGGTGACCGCCGACGGCCGGATCCTCGCCGTCTACGGCGGCCCCGACCACCGTACCCAGGGCTACAACGAGTCCAACTCCACCACCGTCCCCGCCGGTTCGGCCTTCCTGCCGTTCGTCTACGCCGCCGGCCTGGAGCACGGCGTCCACGAGAGCCGCGACGACGAGGCGACACGTGTCACGGGGGAGACCTTGTACAACGGCAACGACGACGTGCCGGTGACCACGCCCGAGGGGCCCTACTGGGACCGCAGCGGCAAGAAGGTGTCCGCCAGCAACGACGGCGACCTGTCCTACGGGCAGATCTCCCTGCACCGGGCACTGGAGCTGTCCGTGAACACGCCGTTCATGCAGCTCGGCATGGACACCGGCCTGGACAACGTCCGCGCGACCGCCGAGGCCGCCGGACTCCTGCCCGCCAGCATCGGGGCGCAGGTGCCCGCCCTGTCGACGGGCACCTCCACCCCCAGCGCGATCCGCATGGCCGGCGGCTACACCACGTTCATCGCCGGCGGCAAGCGAACCGAGCCGTACTCGGTGCGCAAGATCACCCGCAACGGCCTCGGCGTCGTCCTGGACACCCCCGCCCCGACCCGCGCGATCGGCGCCGACGTGGCCGAGGAGGTCACCTCGGCGCTCACCGACGCCTTCAGCACCGCCCACCCCGACGCCGCCGCGTCCGCCGACGGGAACGTGGCCGGGAAGGCGGGCACCACCCAGGACGACACCGCCTCCTGGTTCGTCGGCACGCACAGGTTCGTGTCCACGGCCGTCGTCGTCTACCGCATCGACCTGACCAGGAGCCTCGAACCGCTGCCGTTGAAGGGCCTCGCCGGCACCGCCGACGACAGCGTTCCGTACGGCATCTGGTCGGGTGCCATGAGCCCGCTCGGCTGA
- a CDS encoding amidase domain-containing protein, with amino-acid sequence MKSSNTGRTRGRAAIVVAAAASVAAGAALLPIGSASAATARPAAPVVDQQTRATFQRLADAVLTDRTDALVDSAPGHRKKPLTDGFSGDVRLSAALARSEKAALTSLDRRKDRLAALGEKYSSANTAVTLNSTRVQGARAEVAVTETTTLTYRKVRGDEPGTTGFQAHHALTFTADARGHWQLTGIRNTDAAADVAVNQPAEPSATATVRTAKAGATPNAPRAATTRTAPAKAKNLTTGAFNYKAMATYAEKYWSTYNKAYPNFNGHGAGGDCTNFVSQSLKAGGWKHAPGYVYDYTKWFGTADIQSDSFVGVNEWSWFAQNSKRTTSLAYVYQLDVGDVLQMDFNKDGSKDHTMIVTYRSAQGVPYLTYHSANTYRRSVASIIASEPNAYYYAYRT; translated from the coding sequence GTGAAGTCAAGCAACACGGGCCGTACGCGCGGCCGCGCAGCCATAGTCGTCGCGGCGGCTGCCTCGGTCGCCGCGGGAGCGGCGCTGCTGCCGATCGGAAGCGCGAGCGCGGCGACCGCGCGCCCGGCCGCTCCGGTCGTGGACCAGCAGACCAGGGCCACCTTCCAGCGCCTGGCCGACGCGGTCCTCACCGACCGTACGGACGCGCTGGTCGACAGCGCGCCGGGCCACCGGAAGAAGCCGCTGACCGACGGCTTCTCCGGCGACGTCAGGCTGTCCGCCGCACTGGCCCGCAGCGAGAAGGCCGCACTGACCTCGCTGGACCGGCGCAAGGACCGCCTCGCGGCGCTCGGCGAGAAGTACAGCAGCGCCAACACCGCCGTCACCCTGAACAGCACCCGCGTCCAGGGTGCCAGGGCCGAGGTCGCGGTCACCGAGACCACGACCCTGACCTACCGGAAGGTCCGCGGCGACGAACCGGGGACCACCGGCTTCCAGGCCCACCACGCGCTGACGTTCACCGCCGACGCGCGCGGCCACTGGCAGCTGACCGGCATCCGGAACACCGACGCGGCGGCCGACGTCGCGGTGAACCAGCCGGCCGAGCCGTCCGCCACTGCCACGGTCCGCACGGCCAAGGCCGGCGCCACGCCCAACGCCCCCCGCGCGGCCACCACCCGCACGGCACCGGCCAAGGCCAAGAACCTCACCACCGGCGCCTTCAACTACAAGGCCATGGCCACGTACGCGGAGAAGTACTGGAGCACCTACAACAAGGCCTACCCGAACTTCAACGGGCACGGCGCCGGCGGCGACTGCACCAACTTCGTCAGCCAGTCCCTGAAGGCCGGCGGCTGGAAGCACGCCCCCGGCTACGTCTACGACTACACCAAGTGGTTCGGCACCGCCGACATCCAGTCGGACTCCTTCGTCGGCGTCAACGAGTGGTCCTGGTTCGCCCAGAACTCGAAGCGCACCACCAGCCTCGCGTACGTCTACCAGCTCGACGTCGGTGACGTGCTCCAGATGGACTTCAACAAGGACGGGTCCAAGGACCACACGATGATCGTCACGTACCGCAGCGCCCAGGGCGTGCCGTACCTGACCTACCACTCCGCCAACACCTACCGCAGGTCGGTGGCGAGCATCATCGCGTCGGAACCGAACGCCTACTACTACGCCTACCGCACCTGA
- a CDS encoding DUF4097 family beta strand repeat-containing protein, translating into MARSAFPRTRTGARARVVAVTGAVVALVATASACASAGDDKDPEQRSFALQGRTLTVESNESALDIVAVDSARSGRIEVTRWFQGSVTMGKDPKVTWSMEDDRLKLRVKCSGVVADCSAKHRIEVPRGVSVVVRNGDGKVTAHGFDQSLDIRSEDGSVTVKDSTGPLKLYTDDGSIRALGVRSRQVRAHSEDGSVRLELASVPDLVESSSDDGSLTIELPRETYRVTADSDDGSVKVSVPRAESSTHVVSAKTQDGSIRVRVAGE; encoded by the coding sequence ATGGCCCGCTCAGCATTTCCGCGCACCCGTACCGGCGCTCGTGCCCGTGTCGTCGCCGTCACCGGCGCGGTGGTCGCACTCGTCGCCACCGCTTCGGCCTGCGCCTCCGCCGGGGACGACAAGGATCCGGAGCAGCGTTCCTTCGCCCTGCAGGGGCGCACGCTCACCGTCGAATCGAACGAGTCGGCGCTCGACATCGTCGCGGTGGACTCCGCCAGGTCGGGCCGGATCGAGGTCACCCGCTGGTTCCAGGGCTCCGTCACCATGGGCAAGGATCCCAAGGTGACCTGGTCCATGGAGGACGACCGGCTCAAGCTGCGCGTGAAGTGCTCGGGCGTGGTCGCCGACTGCTCGGCCAAGCACCGGATCGAGGTACCGCGCGGAGTCTCCGTCGTCGTGCGGAACGGGGACGGGAAGGTCACCGCGCACGGCTTCGACCAGTCCCTCGACATCCGGTCCGAGGACGGCTCCGTCACCGTCAAGGACTCCACCGGCCCGCTGAAGCTGTACACGGACGACGGTTCGATCCGCGCCCTCGGTGTCCGCTCCCGGCAGGTGCGGGCGCACTCCGAGGACGGCTCGGTGCGGCTCGAACTCGCCTCCGTGCCGGACCTGGTCGAGTCGAGCAGTGACGACGGCTCGCTCACGATCGAGCTGCCCAGGGAGACGTACCGCGTGACGGCGGACTCCGACGACGGCTCCGTGAAGGTGTCCGTGCCGCGCGCCGAGAGCAGTACGCATGTGGTGTCGGCGAAGACGCAGGACGGGAGCATACGGGTGCGGGTCGCCGGGGAGTGA
- a CDS encoding DUF6215 domain-containing protein, translated as MLGFLIRRLPFWVREPLLVVIGFVFGVRIMYVAVRDQDLAAAGIGAVFLLVAAISVYRVVRALRARRDPSPAVSAPGTVVAAVAQVQASASAPVSAPAPAGPSPRPGTPEKQPSEWGQAVAAVAVFGLIAAVVWVSPHVLPSDNANNTAQPASCSDGEREELPKVYKETPRPATGEELCEALNRPDLATLLGTPEETVINASAGNNTAPLTDEKVAAPEAEVAFDTYTVNLLATYNDMTTEQYVKLMKYGSEQDIETLTVLGRPAVLYSDHTMKIEFNLGGGNSARPVENGPLARTLTVALDRADGGGYYDITVWSDTGAIPDDSALRDIAEKVLPTLPERAVR; from the coding sequence ATGCTCGGTTTCCTCATCCGCCGCCTGCCCTTCTGGGTCCGCGAGCCCCTGCTCGTCGTGATCGGGTTCGTCTTCGGCGTGCGCATCATGTACGTCGCTGTCCGTGATCAGGATCTGGCCGCAGCCGGTATCGGCGCGGTGTTCCTCCTGGTCGCCGCGATCAGCGTCTACAGGGTGGTCAGGGCCCTGCGCGCACGCCGCGACCCGAGTCCGGCGGTCTCCGCGCCGGGGACGGTGGTCGCTGCCGTCGCCCAGGTCCAGGCCTCGGCCTCTGCTCCGGTCTCGGCCCCGGCTCCGGCCGGGCCGTCTCCCCGTCCGGGCACTCCGGAGAAGCAGCCCAGTGAGTGGGGTCAGGCCGTCGCGGCCGTGGCCGTGTTCGGGTTGATCGCCGCCGTAGTGTGGGTGAGCCCCCACGTTCTCCCGTCCGACAACGCCAACAACACCGCACAGCCCGCCTCGTGTTCGGACGGAGAACGCGAGGAGCTGCCGAAGGTCTACAAGGAGACGCCCCGGCCCGCGACCGGCGAGGAGCTGTGCGAGGCGCTCAATCGGCCGGACCTGGCCACGCTCCTCGGAACCCCCGAGGAGACCGTGATCAACGCTTCCGCCGGCAACAACACCGCTCCCCTGACGGATGAGAAGGTCGCCGCGCCGGAGGCCGAGGTCGCGTTCGACACGTACACCGTGAATCTCCTGGCCACGTACAACGACATGACGACCGAGCAGTACGTGAAGCTGATGAAGTACGGGAGTGAGCAGGACATCGAGACCCTCACGGTTCTCGGTCGGCCCGCGGTCCTCTACTCGGATCACACGATGAAGATCGAGTTCAACCTCGGGGGCGGCAACTCCGCCAGACCGGTCGAGAACGGCCCCCTGGCCAGGACACTGACCGTGGCTCTCGACCGTGCCGACGGGGGCGGCTACTACGACATCACCGTGTGGAGCGACACCGGAGCCATCCCGGACGACAGCGCTCTCCGCGACATCGCCGAGAAGGTTCTTCCGACGCTCCCCGAACGGGCTGTTCGATAA
- a CDS encoding serine/threonine-protein kinase has protein sequence MERSAVSDEGRLIAGRYRLTEQIGRGGMGTVWLAADEMLNRRVAVKRLHEDSRFADDELALMYERTRREAQSAARIAHPNVVVVHDVVEDDGLPCIVMEYVPSTTLGALLKSSGTVSPEEAARVGRGMVGALRAAHEAGVLHRDVKPGNVLLGEGGRVVLTDFGIATATGTSTLTRTGEIVGSIDFMAPERVQGDTPGPASDLWALGATLYQAVEGQPPFRRLTPVETAYSIVTAPLEPMKQAGPLEPLITALLAKDPAERPSAEETELALRSVTEDTEPRAWTASVPLSGPGRVPDPDRTGGTRRRTGTGKAAPVPSRGGGGRRTVLWSAVAVILVAGGTAGGLYYVNSSGEDTHSAGSATSPTPTTYAPSPVPVGYHLVTEKALGIAFPVPDGWKLDKRKSDGVVYVDEAGLAGITIGMVDPAGDPLAHFRQIEANTKVNYPGDKYRRLYLQRTTYRGQRAAVWEFTFEGRVRVFHAINLGFGQEGGREYDIYVSAPEATWDTYRPVFDRVREGFRITPTS, from the coding sequence ATGGAGAGGTCTGCGGTGTCGGACGAGGGGCGGCTCATTGCCGGGCGGTACCGGCTGACCGAGCAGATCGGCCGTGGCGGCATGGGGACGGTCTGGCTGGCCGCCGACGAGATGCTCAACCGGCGGGTCGCGGTCAAGCGTCTGCACGAGGACTCCCGGTTCGCCGACGACGAACTGGCGCTGATGTACGAGCGCACCCGCCGGGAGGCGCAGAGTGCGGCCCGGATCGCGCACCCGAACGTGGTCGTCGTCCATGACGTCGTCGAGGACGACGGGCTGCCGTGCATCGTCATGGAGTACGTGCCCTCCACCACGCTGGGGGCGCTGCTCAAGAGCAGCGGAACCGTTTCTCCCGAGGAGGCCGCCCGTGTCGGCCGGGGCATGGTCGGCGCGCTGCGGGCCGCCCACGAGGCCGGCGTGCTGCACCGTGACGTCAAGCCGGGCAACGTCCTGCTCGGCGAGGGCGGCCGGGTCGTCCTCACCGACTTCGGCATCGCCACGGCGACCGGTACCAGCACGCTCACCCGGACCGGCGAGATCGTCGGCTCCATCGACTTCATGGCACCGGAGCGCGTCCAGGGCGACACCCCCGGCCCCGCCTCCGACCTCTGGGCGCTCGGCGCGACCCTCTACCAGGCGGTGGAGGGACAGCCGCCGTTCCGCAGGCTCACGCCGGTCGAGACGGCGTACTCCATCGTCACCGCGCCCCTGGAGCCGATGAAGCAGGCCGGCCCGCTGGAGCCGCTGATCACGGCCCTGCTGGCCAAGGACCCCGCCGAGCGGCCCTCGGCGGAGGAGACGGAACTGGCGCTGCGGTCGGTGACCGAGGACACGGAGCCGCGCGCGTGGACGGCGTCCGTGCCGTTGTCGGGACCGGGAAGGGTCCCCGATCCCGACCGGACCGGCGGTACGCGGAGGAGGACCGGCACCGGGAAGGCGGCTCCCGTACCGTCCCGCGGCGGGGGTGGGCGCCGTACCGTCCTGTGGAGCGCGGTCGCGGTGATCCTGGTCGCCGGGGGCACGGCCGGCGGGCTCTACTACGTGAACTCGTCCGGCGAGGACACGCACAGCGCCGGTTCGGCGACGAGCCCCACCCCGACGACGTACGCGCCCTCGCCCGTCCCCGTCGGCTACCACCTGGTCACGGAGAAGGCGCTCGGCATCGCCTTCCCGGTGCCGGACGGCTGGAAGCTGGACAAGCGGAAGTCCGACGGGGTCGTCTACGTCGACGAGGCCGGGCTGGCCGGCATCACCATCGGCATGGTGGACCCCGCGGGCGATCCCCTGGCGCACTTCAGGCAGATCGAGGCGAACACGAAGGTCAACTATCCCGGGGACAAGTACCGCAGGCTCTACCTCCAGCGGACGACCTACCGGGGTCAGAGGGCCGCCGTCTGGGAGTTCACCTTCGAGGGCCGGGTGCGTGTCTTCCACGCCATCAACCTCGGCTTCGGGCAGGAGGGCGGCCGGGAGTACGACATCTATGTCTCCGCGCCCGAGGCGACGTGGGACACCTACCGGCCGGTCTTCGACCGGGTGCGGGAGGGTTTCCGCATCACGCCCACCTCCTGA
- a CDS encoding ketopantoate reductase family protein, translated as MQTTTPAAVSKDALTFAVLGPGGVGGLLAALLSRAGHRVICLAGDDTARTLRESGIHVRSGRFGEFTAKVAATAELPETSGPADTADTTAAVDAVLVAVKHTNLDAALARVPAKALGDALVVPFLNGVEHPAALRARYGDDRVAPAVIRVESTRTAPGMIEHASPFVEIDLAGDPVPRERLAALSAAFTAAGPATRVLPDETAALWAKMSFLAPFALLTTLYGLPLGDIRTRHRAELTALVEETAAVSLACGGPADPGQALARYDTFPPATRSSMQRDAEAGRPLELDAIGGALLRAAERHGVDVPVATRVVRELAAGDR; from the coding sequence ATGCAGACGACCACCCCCGCAGCCGTGAGCAAGGACGCGCTCACGTTCGCCGTACTCGGCCCCGGAGGCGTCGGCGGCCTCCTCGCCGCCCTGCTTTCCCGGGCCGGCCACCGCGTGATCTGCCTGGCCGGGGACGACACCGCGCGGACGCTCCGAGAGAGCGGAATCCACGTCCGCAGCGGCCGGTTCGGCGAGTTCACGGCGAAGGTGGCCGCGACGGCCGAACTGCCGGAGACATCGGGCCCCGCAGACACCGCAGACACCACAGCCGCCGTGGACGCCGTTCTCGTAGCCGTCAAGCACACGAACCTCGACGCGGCGCTGGCCCGCGTCCCGGCGAAGGCGCTGGGCGACGCCCTGGTCGTACCGTTCCTGAACGGTGTCGAGCACCCGGCCGCACTGCGCGCCCGCTACGGCGACGACCGCGTCGCCCCGGCCGTGATCCGCGTCGAGTCGACCCGTACGGCACCCGGCATGATCGAACACGCGAGCCCCTTCGTGGAGATCGACCTGGCCGGCGACCCGGTACCGCGCGAGCGCCTCGCCGCACTGTCCGCCGCCTTCACGGCCGCCGGACCGGCCACTCGCGTCCTGCCCGACGAGACGGCGGCGCTGTGGGCGAAGATGTCGTTCCTCGCCCCCTTCGCCCTGCTGACCACGCTGTACGGGCTCCCGCTGGGCGACATCCGCACCCGCCACCGTGCCGAACTGACCGCCCTGGTCGAGGAGACGGCCGCGGTGAGCCTGGCCTGCGGCGGCCCGGCCGACCCCGGCCAGGCCCTGGCCCGCTACGACACCTTCCCCCCGGCCACCAGGTCGTCGATGCAGCGCGACGCCGAGGCGGGCCGCCCGCTGGAGCTGGACGCGATCGGCGGAGCCCTGCTGCGCGCGGCCGAGCGGCACGGTGTGGACGTACCGGTGGCCACGCGGGTGGTGCGGGAGCTGGCAGCCGGGGACCGCTGA
- a CDS encoding DUF2277 domain-containing protein, whose product MCRSIKTLRPPVLPEEATEEDIRAAALQYVRKVSGFRAPAAHNRAVFEHAVDVIAAATAELLAGIEVRGGGGSTTTARHAS is encoded by the coding sequence ATGTGCCGCAGCATCAAGACCCTTCGTCCGCCCGTGCTCCCCGAAGAGGCCACCGAGGAGGACATCCGTGCCGCCGCCCTTCAGTACGTCCGCAAGGTCTCCGGCTTCCGGGCGCCGGCCGCCCACAACCGTGCGGTTTTCGAACACGCCGTGGATGTCATCGCGGCGGCCACGGCCGAGCTGCTCGCCGGCATCGAGGTGCGCGGCGGGGGTGGCAGCACGACGACAGCCCGGCACGCGTCCTGA